A window from Leptothermofonsia sichuanensis E412 encodes these proteins:
- a CDS encoding IS1 family transposase (programmed frameshift), which yields MVLEPIHCPVCDGIEVIKHGTTPDGKQRYFCQNSGCHRRTFILQYTYQGYLPEVKQQISDMAMNGSGIRDTARVLHISPTTVIEELKKDRQLKAVNELKLAELEPAQSIVKLCQWEDTEAEADEMWSFVQSKAQQRWLWHAIDHHSGKILAYVLATHQDEAFLQLKALLEPFGIMQFYTDGWGTYERQLDPSLHTVGKQNTQKIERKHLTLRTRLKRLARKTICFSKSILMHDIVIGLFINRYEFGFAI from the exons ATGGTATTAGAACCAATTCACTGCCCTGTGTGTGATGGGATTGAGGTGATCAAACACGGCACAACACCAGACGGCAAACAGCGCTACTTTTGTCAAAACTCAGGATGCCATCGGCGCACCTTTATTTTGCAATACACCTATCAAGGGTATCTGCCTGAAGTCAAGCAACAAATCAGCGATATGGCAATGAATGGGAGTGGGATTCGAGACACTGCCCGTGTCCTTCACATTAGTCCAACGACGGTGATTGAGGAATTA AAAAAAGATCGTCAACTCAAAGCCGTGAATGAACTCAAACTGGCTGAGTTGGAACCCGCTCAAAGCATCGTAAAGCTTTGCCAGTGGGAAGATACAGAGGCAGAAGCCGATGAAATGTGGAGTTTTGTCCAGTCTAAAGCCCAGCAACGTTGGTTATGGCATGCAATTGACCATCACAGTGGAAAAATATTAGCTTATGTGTTGGCGACGCATCAAGATGAAGCATTCCTCCAACTCAAAGCGTTATTAGAACCGTTTGGAATTATGCAGTTTTACACAGATGGTTGGGGAACCTATGAGCGGCAGCTTGACCCAAGTCTTCATACCGTTGGCAAACAGAACACGCAGAAGATTGAGCGTAAGCATTTGACTTTACGCACGCGCTTGAAGCGATTAGCTCGCAAAACTATTTGCTTTTCTAAGTCCATTCTGATGCATGACATTGTGATTGGGCTATTTATTAACCGTTATGAGTTTGGTTTTGCTATCTAA
- a CDS encoding UDP-glucose dehydrogenase family protein — protein MRVCVIGTGYVGLVTGACLAHAGHHVICVDNNEEKVKLMKSGRSPIFEPGLSEIMQSAIEAKRIEFTTDLEAGVTHGQILFIAVGTPALPNGESDTRYVEAVAKGIGAHLNGEYKVIVNKSTVPIGSGDWVRMLVLDGYAEKKAGAATPVLAGGGIPDTVSEIFKEPEFDVVSNPEFLREGSAVFDTFNPDRIVLGSNKSRPIALMQELYAPIVERQFAEDKSLPPVPVVVTDLSSAEMIKYAANAFLATKISFINEVANICDRVGADVTEVARGIGLDSRIGNKFLQAGIGWGGSCFPKDVSALIHTADDYGYEAHLLKAAVSVNQHQRLIVVEKLQQVLKILKGKTVGLLGLTFKPDTDDLRDAPALNIIEQLTRLGAKVKAYDPIISQTGMRHGLSDVIVETDLERLADGCDALVLVTDWQQFRTLDFTKMASLMNTPILIDGRNFIDRQAVEQAGFRYVGVGRG, from the coding sequence ATGCGTGTTTGTGTCATTGGTACCGGATATGTCGGTTTGGTCACCGGAGCCTGTCTGGCTCATGCAGGGCACCATGTTATCTGTGTGGACAACAACGAAGAAAAAGTCAAGTTGATGAAGTCGGGGCGATCGCCGATTTTTGAACCTGGACTGTCAGAAATCATGCAGTCGGCGATTGAGGCAAAGCGGATTGAATTTACCACCGATCTGGAAGCAGGCGTGACCCACGGGCAAATTCTGTTCATTGCCGTGGGAACTCCAGCCTTGCCGAATGGAGAAAGTGATACTCGCTATGTGGAAGCCGTTGCCAAAGGCATTGGCGCCCATTTGAATGGAGAGTACAAAGTGATTGTAAACAAATCAACCGTACCCATCGGGTCTGGCGACTGGGTCAGAATGCTGGTGCTGGATGGCTACGCCGAGAAGAAAGCTGGAGCCGCCACCCCTGTGCTTGCAGGAGGAGGCATTCCTGACACCGTATCTGAGATTTTTAAGGAACCAGAATTTGATGTGGTCAGCAACCCGGAGTTTCTGCGGGAAGGATCTGCGGTGTTTGATACTTTCAATCCCGATCGGATTGTCCTGGGTAGCAACAAGTCCAGACCCATTGCGTTGATGCAAGAACTCTATGCACCCATTGTGGAGCGACAGTTTGCGGAAGACAAGTCTCTGCCTCCGGTGCCCGTCGTGGTAACTGACCTCAGTTCAGCAGAGATGATCAAATATGCCGCCAATGCATTTCTGGCAACCAAGATCAGCTTTATCAATGAAGTTGCCAATATTTGCGATCGCGTTGGTGCTGATGTCACCGAAGTCGCCAGAGGGATTGGACTCGACTCCCGGATTGGCAACAAGTTCCTCCAGGCAGGGATTGGCTGGGGCGGTTCCTGCTTCCCCAAAGATGTGTCAGCCCTGATTCACACAGCGGATGACTATGGCTACGAAGCCCACTTGCTCAAGGCTGCCGTCAGTGTCAACCAGCATCAGCGGTTGATTGTAGTCGAAAAGCTCCAGCAGGTGCTGAAGATCCTCAAAGGTAAGACGGTGGGATTGTTGGGGCTAACCTTTAAGCCCGATACGGATGATCTGCGGGACGCCCCTGCCTTAAACATCATTGAGCAACTCACCCGTTTGGGGGCTAAAGTCAAGGCTTATGACCCGATCATTTCCCAAACCGGGATGCGTCACGGACTATCCGATGTCATTGTGGAAACTGACCTGGAGCGCCTAGCAGATGGGTGTGATGCCCTGGTGCTGGTGACAGACTGGCAACAGTTCCGCACCCTCGATTTCACCAAAATGGCATCCCTGATGAACACCCCTATTCTCATCGACGGACGCAACTTCATTGACCGTCAAGCCGTAGAGCAGGCTGGCTTCCGGTATGTCGGGGTGGGCAGAGGCTAG
- a CDS encoding UPF0175 family protein yields MQITIDLPDELVQHFNRDHLSREILEALVVQAYQSEKITSAEVGRILGLSSRWTVDAFLKQHNADLHYDEADLERDRETLRQLRAKATNSTP; encoded by the coding sequence ATGCAAATTACCATCGACCTCCCTGATGAACTGGTGCAACATTTTAACCGCGACCATCTCAGTCGTGAAATTTTAGAAGCTCTGGTAGTGCAAGCTTACCAGTCTGAAAAAATCACTAGTGCCGAAGTTGGCCGTATTTTAGGTTTATCCTCTCGCTGGACAGTGGATGCGTTTTTGAAGCAGCACAACGCTGATTTGCACTACGATGAGGCAGATTTAGAGCGCGATCGTGAAACCCTCCGCCAACTCCGGGCAAAGGCTACCAATAGCACCCCATGA
- a CDS encoding molybdopterin-dependent oxidoreductase, which produces MTPDPSASPEASSRRRFLRIAGMTGAGWLLGASGLTLLETPVGKLFMPINDRLDAWLLNPQKPVPEFPVSAIEPDALIVNTFRFTPTIDTEKFRLVVDGEVHHPLELDLAAVYRLPFTSMVIRHVCVEGWAAIVQWGGVQLRDIFQLAQPTEKARYVYFESADGYYGSWDLSSAMHPQTLLAYQKNGAPLPIANGAPLRLASPIKLGYKQSKWITRVTLTNQLLPRRGYWEDQGYEWFAGL; this is translated from the coding sequence ATGACTCCCGATCCTTCTGCATCTCCTGAAGCGTCTTCCCGCCGCCGCTTTCTTCGGATTGCTGGTATGACAGGTGCAGGCTGGCTTCTGGGTGCCAGCGGCTTGACGCTACTGGAGACCCCGGTAGGTAAGCTGTTTATGCCAATTAATGATCGATTGGATGCATGGCTGTTGAATCCCCAGAAGCCAGTACCTGAATTTCCGGTCAGTGCCATTGAACCCGATGCATTGATTGTCAATACCTTCCGATTTACGCCCACTATCGACACCGAAAAATTTCGATTGGTGGTTGATGGGGAAGTTCATCATCCGCTGGAACTGGATCTGGCTGCGGTTTATCGATTGCCGTTCACGTCAATGGTCATCCGGCATGTGTGTGTAGAGGGTTGGGCAGCCATTGTGCAATGGGGTGGCGTGCAACTGCGAGATATATTTCAGTTGGCACAGCCTACAGAAAAAGCCCGCTACGTCTATTTTGAGTCGGCAGATGGTTACTACGGAAGCTGGGATCTGTCATCGGCGATGCATCCCCAAACGTTGCTTGCTTACCAGAAAAACGGAGCACCGTTGCCGATCGCCAATGGTGCTCCTCTAAGACTGGCGTCTCCCATCAAGCTTGGATACAAGCAGAGCAAGTGGATAACCCGTGTAACCCTGACCAATCAGTTGTTGCCTCGTCGGGGCTACTGGGAGGATCAGGGATATGAATGGTTTGCAGGGCTTTAA
- a CDS encoding response regulator, translated as MDDIRIALIEDHDLTRVGMRTALQQRGGFQVVGEAANATDGLKLLETTSPTVAIVDIGLPDMDGIELTRRFRKFQADAESPSQPPTRVLILTLQDSEEVVMAAFAAGADSYCMKDVSLDSLTEALRVTSEGNSWIDPAIAKIVLQQARQATPDDVNTAETVTISAAEPEYSQMLEAYPLTERELEVLQLIVDGHSNAAIAEKLYITVGTVKTHVRNILNKLCADDRTQAAVRALRAGLVG; from the coding sequence ATGGATGATATTCGCATCGCGCTCATTGAGGATCACGACCTGACGCGGGTCGGTATGCGAACGGCGCTTCAGCAGAGAGGTGGTTTTCAGGTGGTTGGGGAGGCGGCAAATGCAACCGATGGGCTGAAATTGCTGGAAACCACTTCTCCGACAGTTGCGATCGTAGACATTGGTCTACCGGATATGGATGGAATTGAATTAACCCGCCGGTTTCGAAAGTTTCAGGCGGACGCTGAAAGTCCATCCCAGCCTCCAACCAGGGTGTTAATTCTGACCTTGCAGGACAGTGAAGAAGTTGTCATGGCCGCCTTTGCCGCCGGAGCGGACTCTTACTGCATGAAGGATGTCAGCCTGGATAGCCTGACAGAAGCATTGCGAGTTACTAGCGAAGGCAACTCCTGGATTGATCCTGCCATTGCTAAAATTGTGCTGCAACAGGCTCGTCAGGCAACACCAGACGATGTCAACACGGCTGAAACCGTCACCATCAGTGCCGCCGAACCTGAGTACAGCCAGATGCTGGAAGCCTATCCGTTGACGGAACGGGAACTGGAAGTACTCCAGCTAATTGTCGATGGTCACAGCAACGCGGCGATCGCTGAAAAGCTATATATCACCGTTGGGACAGTCAAAACCCATGTTCGCAATATTCTGAACAAACTGTGCGCTGACGACCGCACCCAGGCAGCCGTTCGTGCCTTAAGGGCCGGGCTGGTCGGTTAA
- a CDS encoding argininosuccinate synthase: MGRAKKVVLAYSGGVDTSVCIPYLKHEWGVEQVITLAADLGQGAELEPVKEKALKSGAEISLVIDATESFVRDYAFPAIQANALYENQYPLSTALARPLIAKLLVDAAEKYGADAVAHGCTGKGNDQVRFDVSIAALNPNLKVLAPAREWGMSREETIAYGERFGIPAPVKKSSPYSIDKNLLGRAIEAGPLEDPWTEPPEEVYEMTRAIADTPDQPEYVEISFEQGVPVGLNGAVLNPVTLISELNEMAGRHGVGRIDMIENRLVGIKSREIYETPALSLLIQAHRDLESLNLTADLIHYKQGIEETYARLIYNGLWYSPLRDALDAFIQKSQERVSGTVRLKLFKGHAMVVGRKSAYSIYSPDLATYGANDQFDHKAAEGFVYVWGLPTRVWSQKVSQ, encoded by the coding sequence ATGGGTCGCGCCAAAAAAGTTGTGCTGGCATACTCCGGCGGAGTGGATACCTCTGTTTGTATTCCTTACCTGAAACATGAATGGGGAGTTGAGCAAGTCATTACCCTTGCCGCCGACCTGGGGCAGGGGGCTGAACTGGAACCCGTAAAGGAAAAAGCCTTAAAATCAGGAGCCGAAATTTCCCTGGTAATTGATGCCACAGAAAGCTTTGTGCGGGACTATGCCTTTCCTGCAATTCAGGCGAATGCCCTGTATGAGAATCAGTATCCGCTTTCAACTGCCCTGGCTCGTCCTTTGATTGCCAAATTACTGGTCGATGCGGCTGAAAAGTATGGTGCCGATGCGGTTGCCCACGGTTGCACAGGTAAGGGGAATGACCAGGTTCGGTTTGACGTGTCAATTGCCGCCTTGAATCCAAACTTAAAGGTGCTGGCTCCAGCGAGAGAGTGGGGCATGAGTCGGGAGGAAACAATCGCCTACGGAGAGCGCTTTGGTATTCCAGCGCCGGTCAAAAAATCCTCTCCCTACAGTATTGATAAAAATTTGCTGGGACGGGCAATCGAGGCAGGACCGCTGGAAGACCCCTGGACAGAGCCACCCGAAGAAGTGTACGAAATGACCCGGGCGATCGCAGATACTCCTGATCAACCTGAATATGTTGAAATTAGCTTTGAACAGGGGGTTCCGGTCGGCCTCAATGGGGCAGTCCTCAATCCTGTTACCCTGATCAGTGAACTCAACGAAATGGCTGGCAGGCATGGTGTTGGGCGCATTGACATGATTGAAAATCGCCTGGTAGGGATTAAGTCACGGGAAATCTACGAAACTCCAGCCCTATCCCTGCTGATTCAGGCTCATCGTGACCTGGAGAGTCTCAATCTGACGGCTGATTTAATTCACTATAAGCAGGGGATTGAAGAAACCTATGCCCGGCTGATTTATAACGGACTCTGGTATAGCCCTCTGCGCGATGCGCTGGATGCCTTTATTCAAAAAAGCCAGGAACGTGTTTCTGGAACGGTTCGCTTGAAGTTGTTTAAGGGACACGCGATGGTGGTTGGGCGCAAGTCTGCATACTCCATCTACAGTCCTGATCTGGCAACCTATGGAGCAAACGATCAATTTGACCATAAAGCTGCTGAGGGGTTTGTCTACGTCTGGGGACTACCTACTCGCGTCTGGTCACAAAAGGTAAGTCAGTAG
- a CDS encoding CHAT domain-containing protein, protein MAELRKLDAQNALNPTQKQRLTQLVDLERQINRQFNQFIESEAVQNLVAQLSRTAKNQNLNLEDLNALRDDLRKLDAVLLYPLILDDRLKLVITTPNSPPLRRTVKHLKREELNRVIAEYRSALEHPGSNARDLAQKLYTWLIQPLEADLQQAKPKTIIYAPDGQLRYIPLAALHDGQQWLIQRYGINNITARSVTDFHTVPAKQPRILAGAYGTQEITVQVGDQNFRFGGLPAASKEVQTLMAAIPGTLGLLDRDFNRPALLPRLNSFNIVHLATHGKVVVGRAEQSFLLFGNTPTDVVTLDEIKDLTLKNVALVVLSACETGLGGNLGNGEEILGLGYQFQRAGARAAIASLWQVDDGGTQVLMNAFYAALQKGMTEAQALQEAQKALITGDYTTVEGRRSDVEIVDSRTGKPRTVSVDTLQHPYYWAPFILIGNGL, encoded by the coding sequence TTGGCTGAACTGCGCAAATTAGATGCCCAAAACGCTTTGAACCCCACCCAGAAACAACGCCTGACCCAACTGGTAGACCTGGAACGCCAGATCAACCGCCAGTTCAATCAATTCATTGAAAGTGAGGCGGTACAAAATCTGGTGGCCCAACTCAGCCGCACCGCTAAAAATCAAAACCTGAACCTGGAAGACCTGAATGCCCTGCGGGATGACCTGCGCAAACTGGATGCGGTGCTGCTCTATCCCCTGATTCTAGATGACCGATTGAAACTGGTGATCACCACCCCCAACTCGCCCCCCCTGCGCCGCACCGTCAAACACCTGAAACGGGAAGAACTCAACCGGGTGATTGCTGAGTACCGCTCTGCCCTGGAACACCCCGGCAGTAATGCCCGGGACCTGGCCCAAAAACTCTACACCTGGTTAATCCAGCCCCTGGAAGCGGACTTGCAGCAGGCGAAACCCAAAACCATCATCTATGCCCCCGATGGCCAGTTGCGCTACATCCCCCTGGCAGCACTGCACGACGGTCAGCAGTGGCTGATTCAACGCTATGGCATTAACAACATCACGGCCCGTTCTGTCACAGATTTCCATACGGTACCGGCAAAACAACCCCGCATCCTGGCCGGGGCTTACGGAACACAGGAAATTACCGTCCAGGTCGGTGATCAGAACTTTCGCTTTGGCGGGCTGCCCGCGGCCAGCAAAGAGGTGCAAACTCTGATGGCGGCGATTCCCGGTACCCTGGGACTGCTGGACCGCGACTTTAACCGCCCGGCCCTGCTCCCCCGGCTCAACAGCTTTAACATTGTCCACTTAGCCACCCACGGCAAAGTTGTGGTGGGTCGAGCCGAACAGTCCTTCCTCCTGTTTGGCAACACCCCGACGGATGTGGTCACCCTGGATGAAATCAAAGACCTGACCCTGAAAAACGTGGCTCTGGTGGTGCTGAGTGCCTGTGAAACCGGATTGGGCGGCAACCTGGGCAATGGGGAAGAAATTCTGGGGCTGGGCTATCAATTCCAGCGGGCAGGCGCGCGAGCGGCGATCGCCTCCCTCTGGCAGGTGGATGATGGCGGTACTCAGGTGTTGATGAATGCCTTCTACGCTGCTCTGCAAAAAGGAATGACCGAAGCCCAGGCCTTGCAGGAGGCCCAGAAGGCTTTGATTACAGGAGATTACACCACGGTGGAGGGCAGGCGGTCCGACGTTGAAATTGTCGATAGCCGTACCGGCAAACCCCGGACTGTGAGCGTGGATACCCTGCAACATCCCTACTACTGGGCACCCTTTATCCTGATTGGCAATGGCTTATAG